Proteins co-encoded in one Candidatus Angelobacter sp. genomic window:
- a CDS encoding c-type cytochrome domain-containing protein, giving the protein MKINIRALSAILPFCWLFLLGRDAGNAEPAGFSKDIAPILAKKCVACHGPEKSKGHFRLDTFDFLMKGGESKSASVVPGQPEQSELFRRLTAKDEDDRMPQKEGPLPSEQISLIESWIMEGAKFDGADAKAPLVTLIPKEPHPDPPEAYRRPVPVMALAFSRSGNELAVGGYHEITIWNPGDGRLLRRIKNVAQRTHSLDYNPDGSLLAAAGGSPGQLGEVVLFNPMNGHLVRALGTMADMALTTGFSPDGSRLAVGGADNAIRIYDVASGKEQLVIQQHADWVMAVAWSRDGAHLASASRDRTARVYDTKTGSLETSYTGHQGPVYAVAFSDDGKRVYSAGRDKKIHVWEAQDGKSSGEIGGFTDDIFKLEVLGKSIFSCSADKKIRLHSTGKRELVQTFSGHTDWVYAFSVDESSKRLASGGYDGEVRIWDLESGQTLTAFVASPGYHAVEGTVRASARE; this is encoded by the coding sequence ATGAAGATCAACATCCGGGCGCTTTCAGCCATCCTTCCATTCTGTTGGCTGTTTCTCCTCGGACGGGATGCCGGGAACGCCGAACCGGCCGGCTTCAGCAAAGACATCGCCCCGATACTGGCAAAAAAATGCGTCGCCTGCCACGGCCCGGAGAAATCGAAAGGCCACTTCAGGCTCGATACATTCGATTTCCTCATGAAAGGCGGCGAAAGCAAGTCCGCGTCGGTTGTCCCAGGCCAGCCCGAACAAAGCGAACTGTTCCGCCGCCTCACCGCCAAGGATGAGGACGATCGCATGCCGCAAAAGGAAGGCCCACTGCCGTCGGAGCAAATATCACTTATTGAGAGTTGGATCATGGAAGGCGCGAAATTTGACGGCGCGGATGCGAAAGCGCCGCTTGTCACACTGATTCCGAAAGAGCCGCATCCCGACCCGCCCGAGGCCTATCGCAGACCCGTCCCTGTCATGGCACTGGCATTCAGTCGGAGCGGAAACGAACTGGCCGTGGGCGGCTACCACGAAATCACCATCTGGAATCCCGGCGACGGCAGGCTGCTCCGCCGCATCAAAAACGTCGCCCAACGCACCCACAGTCTTGACTACAACCCGGACGGTTCGCTGCTCGCCGCCGCAGGCGGCTCACCGGGACAACTTGGCGAAGTCGTTTTGTTCAACCCCATGAACGGCCATCTCGTGAGGGCGCTCGGCACGATGGCGGATATGGCGTTAACGACAGGTTTCAGCCCGGACGGCTCGCGGCTCGCTGTCGGTGGCGCGGACAACGCGATTCGAATTTACGACGTGGCAAGCGGAAAGGAGCAGCTGGTTATTCAACAGCACGCGGACTGGGTCATGGCGGTTGCCTGGAGCCGGGACGGCGCGCATCTCGCTTCCGCCAGCCGCGACCGCACGGCGAGAGTTTACGACACAAAGACCGGCAGCCTCGAGACCAGCTATACCGGCCATCAAGGGCCTGTTTATGCCGTCGCCTTCAGCGACGACGGCAAGCGTGTTTATTCCGCAGGTCGCGACAAGAAGATCCACGTCTGGGAAGCGCAGGACGGCAAATCTTCAGGCGAGATTGGCGGCTTCACCGACGACATTTTCAAGCTGGAAGTGCTGGGCAAATCCATTTTCAGTTGTTCCGCCGATAAAAAAATCCGGCTGCATTCGACGGGAAAAAGGGAACTGGTTCAAACCTTTTCAGGTCACACCGATTGGGTTTATGCGTTCTCGGTGGACGAATCATCGAAACGCCTCGCCAGCGGCGGCTACGATGGCGAAGTTCGCATTTGGGATCTGGAGAGCGGTCAGACCTTGACTGCTTTCGTTGCCTCGCCTGGCTATCACGCCGTGGAAGGAACCGTCCGGGCTTCGGCACGCGAATGA
- a CDS encoding 3-deoxy-7-phosphoheptulonate synthase yields MQPTQNLHVKESVRLLPPRALKDEFPMTEHANRTVVEGREAVNRILRQEDPRLLVIVGPCSIHDVDGALEYAKRLNHLREELAGRLCIVMRVYFEKPRTTIGWKGLINDPHLDGSYDIESGLKKARQLLLAITTMGLPTATEFLDPIVPQYIADLVSWAAVGARTTESQTHREMASGLSMPVGFKNATDGSLQIAIDAMTSARTPHSFLGIDQDGVTSIIRTTGNPHGHVVLRGGRLQTNYDPESIASAFATLKKAGLPSVLMVDCSHANSGKQHARQEEVWKSVVEQRTGGDAALIGLMVESYLEEGSQPIPKRLSELRPGVSITDACVGWKTTERMLRHGHEAMSKMHKPAAEARL; encoded by the coding sequence ATGCAACCCACACAGAACTTACATGTCAAAGAGAGCGTTCGTTTGCTTCCGCCGCGCGCGTTGAAGGACGAGTTTCCCATGACCGAACACGCGAACCGGACGGTCGTCGAGGGGCGGGAAGCCGTGAACCGGATTTTGCGCCAGGAAGACCCCCGACTGCTCGTCATTGTGGGCCCTTGCTCGATTCACGATGTGGACGGCGCGCTGGAATACGCGAAAAGGCTGAACCACTTGCGCGAGGAGCTTGCCGGCCGGCTTTGCATCGTGATGCGCGTCTATTTCGAGAAACCGCGCACGACCATCGGCTGGAAAGGTCTCATCAACGATCCGCACCTTGACGGCTCTTACGACATTGAAAGCGGGCTGAAGAAAGCGCGGCAACTGCTGCTCGCGATCACGACAATGGGTCTGCCGACGGCCACCGAATTCCTCGATCCCATCGTGCCACAATATATCGCTGACCTGGTGAGCTGGGCGGCGGTCGGCGCGCGCACGACCGAATCTCAAACGCACCGCGAAATGGCCAGCGGCCTCTCGATGCCGGTCGGGTTCAAGAACGCGACAGATGGCAGTCTGCAAATCGCAATCGACGCGATGACGTCTGCACGGACCCCTCACAGCTTCCTCGGCATTGACCAGGACGGGGTCACCAGCATCATCCGCACGACGGGCAATCCGCACGGGCACGTTGTTTTGCGCGGCGGACGGTTGCAAACGAACTACGACCCCGAGAGCATCGCTTCCGCTTTCGCGACGTTGAAGAAGGCCGGTTTACCTTCGGTGCTGATGGTGGATTGCAGCCATGCCAATTCGGGAAAACAACACGCGCGCCAGGAGGAAGTCTGGAAGAGCGTCGTCGAGCAGCGCACTGGCGGAGACGCCGCGCTGATCGGCCTGATGGTTGAGAGCTATCTGGAGGAAGGCAGCCAGCCGATACCGAAACGGCTCAGTGAATTGCGCCCCGGAGTTTCGATCACTGACGCATGCGTGGGATGGAAAACCACCGAGCGCATGCTGCGTCACGGGCATGAAGCGATGAGTAAAATGCACAAACCTGCAGCGGAAGCTCGCCTGTGA
- the sppA gene encoding signal peptide peptidase SppA yields the protein MKTNAAVSPFRLRLRALSLATLLLGAWWRGSPAVAAADAQDKTDEKKPAVRILVLKGAYADYPSAQDMDPMSLFLGGLEKPGSFFDLCEKIDGLAGDGGIQYVLFDLSSATLRLNLAQLSELSRHIHKLHDAHKRTFAWLENADTIHYSVACGCDTILMTDPGSLDLPSLSLMTLHFRDAMDLLGAQASFVRTGDFKGAVEPFTLSGMSDPLRAHYKEMLVSMNDALLEQICAGRKLTRDQFRRIQSDRLFTPATARQAKLVDVVVPFGTARDNVAKLVGQDVTWVEPQKARPKQLSFFELMSKIMGGGPEKHANKPAVAVLHLDGQIFDGEREMPDMLVSGPTVKAIEELASDDNVRAVVARINSPGGSATASEEVRAALDRLAKKKPLVISMGSLAASGGYWISCVGRPVYAEPETLTGSIGVFALKLSFGPLLKKIGVKMESVRLDESAGAMAVDRGWTPAEQERMQGFVDDIYGKFLKLVADSRSLKVGQVSAIAGGRVWSGVQALKLGLVDKIGGLDDALTAVVKEAGLDPGYAVIHRPRKKTFFELFDLFDEPGDEIRALHNPTATKWLREAGFDLSVPLNIFRESLAGRPPKVWLLAPTEMVIR from the coding sequence ATGAAAACGAACGCTGCTGTCTCCCCGTTCCGCCTCCGTCTCCGCGCCCTGTCACTGGCGACGCTTTTGCTGGGGGCCTGGTGGCGGGGAAGTCCCGCGGTTGCCGCCGCCGACGCCCAGGACAAAACAGACGAGAAAAAGCCCGCCGTGCGCATCCTTGTCCTCAAGGGTGCCTACGCGGATTACCCCTCCGCGCAGGACATGGATCCGATGTCGCTGTTTCTTGGAGGCCTGGAGAAACCCGGCTCGTTTTTTGATTTGTGCGAAAAAATCGACGGGCTGGCCGGTGACGGCGGCATCCAGTATGTGCTGTTTGATCTTTCGTCAGCGACGTTGCGCCTGAATCTGGCCCAACTTTCCGAATTGTCGCGGCATATCCACAAACTTCACGACGCTCATAAACGCACGTTCGCGTGGCTGGAGAATGCCGACACGATTCATTACTCAGTCGCCTGCGGGTGCGACACGATTCTCATGACCGATCCCGGCTCGCTCGATCTGCCGTCACTTTCTCTGATGACGCTGCATTTTCGTGATGCGATGGATTTGCTGGGCGCACAGGCGAGCTTCGTGCGCACAGGCGATTTCAAGGGTGCGGTCGAGCCGTTCACACTTTCCGGGATGAGCGACCCGCTTCGCGCGCATTACAAGGAAATGCTCGTCTCCATGAATGACGCGTTGCTCGAGCAGATTTGCGCGGGCCGCAAGCTGACCCGGGACCAGTTCCGCAGGATCCAGTCCGACCGTTTGTTCACCCCGGCCACCGCGCGGCAGGCAAAACTCGTGGACGTCGTTGTTCCGTTCGGCACGGCCCGTGACAACGTGGCGAAGCTCGTCGGTCAGGATGTGACGTGGGTGGAACCGCAGAAAGCCAGACCCAAACAGCTCTCCTTTTTCGAATTGATGAGCAAGATCATGGGCGGTGGACCGGAAAAGCACGCGAACAAACCCGCCGTCGCCGTTCTTCACCTGGATGGCCAGATATTCGACGGCGAACGGGAAATGCCGGACATGCTGGTGTCGGGACCAACTGTGAAGGCGATCGAGGAACTGGCGTCCGACGACAACGTGCGGGCGGTCGTGGCGCGCATCAACTCTCCGGGCGGGTCGGCCACGGCGAGCGAAGAGGTCCGCGCGGCACTGGACAGGCTCGCGAAGAAAAAGCCGCTCGTGATCTCGATGGGCAGCCTGGCGGCGTCGGGTGGGTACTGGATTTCATGCGTGGGCCGGCCGGTTTACGCCGAGCCGGAAACACTCACCGGCTCGATCGGTGTGTTCGCGTTGAAGCTCAGTTTCGGGCCCCTTCTGAAAAAAATCGGAGTGAAGATGGAAAGCGTTCGATTGGACGAGTCCGCCGGAGCCATGGCCGTTGACCGTGGCTGGACGCCCGCCGAGCAGGAGCGAATGCAGGGATTTGTTGACGATATTTACGGCAAGTTTCTGAAGCTCGTGGCGGACTCTCGATCACTCAAGGTCGGGCAGGTGTCAGCAATCGCGGGCGGCCGCGTGTGGTCGGGCGTGCAGGCGTTGAAACTGGGCCTGGTGGATAAAATCGGCGGACTCGACGACGCGTTGACGGCCGTTGTGAAAGAAGCCGGGCTCGACCCGGGGTACGCCGTGATTCATCGCCCACGCAAGAAAACCTTCTTCGAACTGTTCGACCTGTTCGATGAACCGGGGGATGAGATCAGGGCTTTGCACAACCCGACGGCAACGAAATGGCTGCGCGAAGCTGGATTTGATTTGTCGGTACCGCTGAATATCTTCCGCGAGAGTCTTGCGGGCCGGCCGCCGAAAGTCTGGCTGCTGGCCCCGACGGAGATGGTGATTCGGTAG
- a CDS encoding glucosidase, with protein MNSAQSKTAEAIRLQEDATREKNWKRWGPYLSERQWGTVREDYSPAGTCWDYFPHDHARSRAYRWGEDGLLGITDRECRLCFAVALWNGKDPILKERLFGVGGPEGNHGEDVKEQYFYLDSTPTHSYFKALYKYPQSEFPYARLVDENRRRGRADPEFELTDTGVFDDNRYFDVFAEYAKNSPDDLLIRVTVANRGPEPARLHLLPTLWFRNTWTWGGGHEGCPQKPRIQRHGEGNVLEATHETLGKLLLEAGAAPDAIGPVFLFTENESNARRLWSAGMDGAFVKDAFHEYIVRGRSDAVNASGMGTKAAAHYVLTVPSGESRSVCLRLFSEAEAPLQPPGQEFNRVFDLRKREADEFYASITPAKLTRAEREVVRQGYAGLLWSKQFYHYVVQDWLDGDPALPPPPASRQQGRNNEWTHLYSRDVISMPDKWEYPWFAAWDLAFHTIPFARIDARFAKEQLILFLREWYMHPNGQLPAYEFEFSDVNPPVHAWAAWRVYKISARSGERDRDFLESAFQKLLLNFTWWVNRKDTHGRNLFAGGFLGLDNVGVFDRSKPLPTGGTLQQADGTAWMAFYCATMLSIALELAHDGGDVHPAYEDMASKFLEHFVQIADAMNTLGGTGLWDEADGFYYDQIKFDHSGVPLKTRSLVGLLPLIAAEVLEEERVRSLPGFSKRLAWFLANRQDLSRHITHCEHDHGHRLLAIPSRDRLERVLRYMLDENEFLSPCGIRSLSKFHERHPYEFRADGETRRVDYAPGESNTSLFGGNSNWRGPIWFPINYLLIEALERYYHFYGDHFKIECPTGSGVQITLHEVAQELERRLAGIFLPDADGRRPCHGDDRRFAQDPHWRDLVLFHEYFHGETGKGLGASHQTGWTALVIRHVEDLARRRNQRGA; from the coding sequence ATGAACAGCGCCCAATCGAAAACCGCCGAAGCCATTCGTCTCCAGGAAGACGCCACGCGCGAGAAAAACTGGAAGCGCTGGGGTCCCTATTTGTCCGAACGACAATGGGGGACTGTTCGTGAGGACTATTCGCCCGCGGGAACCTGTTGGGATTATTTTCCACATGACCATGCCCGCAGCCGCGCGTACCGGTGGGGCGAGGACGGCCTGCTCGGCATCACCGACCGCGAATGCCGGCTCTGTTTCGCGGTCGCGCTGTGGAACGGCAAAGACCCGATTCTGAAAGAGCGATTGTTCGGTGTCGGCGGACCGGAGGGCAATCACGGCGAGGATGTGAAGGAGCAGTATTTTTATCTCGATTCGACACCCACCCATTCCTATTTCAAGGCGCTTTACAAATATCCGCAGAGCGAATTTCCGTATGCGCGGCTGGTGGACGAGAATCGCCGCCGTGGCCGGGCGGATCCGGAGTTCGAATTGACCGACACCGGCGTGTTCGACGACAACCGCTACTTCGATGTCTTCGCCGAGTACGCCAAAAACTCGCCGGACGACCTGTTGATCCGGGTCACCGTGGCGAATCGAGGTCCGGAACCGGCCCGGCTGCACCTGCTGCCGACGCTCTGGTTCCGGAACACCTGGACGTGGGGTGGCGGGCACGAAGGCTGCCCGCAAAAACCGCGGATCCAGCGTCACGGAGAGGGGAACGTCCTGGAGGCTACGCATGAAACCCTTGGAAAACTCCTCCTGGAAGCGGGCGCCGCGCCGGACGCGATCGGGCCGGTGTTTTTGTTTACGGAAAACGAATCCAACGCGCGCAGACTTTGGAGCGCGGGAATGGACGGCGCATTTGTCAAAGACGCCTTTCACGAATACATCGTTCGTGGGCGTTCGGATGCCGTGAACGCGAGCGGCATGGGCACCAAAGCAGCGGCGCATTACGTCCTGACCGTGCCATCCGGCGAATCGCGCAGCGTATGTTTGCGGCTGTTCAGCGAAGCGGAGGCTCCGCTCCAGCCTCCGGGTCAGGAGTTCAACCGGGTCTTCGACCTGCGCAAGCGGGAGGCGGATGAATTTTATGCCTCGATCACTCCGGCCAAACTGACGCGCGCCGAGCGGGAGGTTGTGCGACAGGGTTACGCGGGTCTGCTCTGGTCGAAACAGTTTTATCATTACGTCGTGCAGGACTGGTTGGACGGCGATCCCGCGCTGCCTCCACCGCCTGCGAGCCGTCAGCAAGGCCGCAACAATGAATGGACGCATCTGTACAGTCGCGATGTCATCTCGATGCCGGACAAATGGGAGTATCCGTGGTTCGCCGCCTGGGATCTGGCGTTTCATACGATTCCGTTCGCGCGCATTGACGCGCGGTTCGCCAAGGAGCAGCTCATACTCTTTCTGCGGGAGTGGTACATGCATCCGAACGGCCAGCTTCCCGCTTACGAGTTTGAGTTCAGCGACGTGAACCCGCCCGTCCACGCGTGGGCCGCGTGGCGGGTTTACAAGATTTCCGCGCGCAGCGGAGAGCGCGACCGGGACTTTCTCGAAAGCGCGTTTCAAAAACTGCTGCTCAATTTCACCTGGTGGGTGAACCGCAAGGACACGCACGGCCGGAATCTGTTCGCCGGCGGGTTTCTTGGCCTCGACAACGTCGGTGTGTTCGACCGGTCGAAGCCCCTGCCCACGGGCGGCACATTGCAACAGGCCGATGGAACCGCGTGGATGGCATTTTATTGCGCCACCATGCTGAGCATCGCGCTGGAACTGGCGCACGACGGCGGCGATGTCCATCCAGCCTACGAAGACATGGCATCGAAGTTTCTCGAACATTTTGTGCAGATCGCCGACGCCATGAACACGCTTGGCGGCACGGGCCTGTGGGACGAGGCTGACGGGTTTTACTACGACCAGATCAAATTCGATCACAGCGGAGTGCCGTTGAAGACCCGCTCCTTGGTGGGACTGCTTCCCTTGATCGCGGCTGAAGTGCTCGAAGAAGAGCGGGTCAGGTCGTTGCCCGGTTTCAGCAAGCGTCTGGCCTGGTTTCTGGCGAACCGCCAGGATCTTTCGCGCCACATCACGCATTGCGAACACGACCACGGGCACCGGCTGCTCGCGATTCCATCGCGTGACCGGCTGGAGCGCGTGCTCCGCTACATGCTCGACGAAAACGAATTCCTTTCGCCCTGCGGCATCCGCTCCCTGTCCAAATTTCACGAGCGGCACCCTTATGAATTCCGCGCGGACGGCGAAACGCGGCGCGTGGACTATGCTCCGGGCGAGTCGAACACGTCGCTCTTCGGCGGCAACTCAAACTGGCGCGGGCCAATCTGGTTTCCGATCAACTATCTCCTTATTGAGGCGTTGGAACGTTATTACCACTTCTACGGGGATCACTTCAAAATCGAATGTCCGACCGGGTCAGGGGTACAAATTACGTTGCACGAAGTCGCGCAGGAACTCGAGCGCCGGCTGGCGGGCATTTTTCTTCCCGACGCGGATGGCCGCCGGCCGTGCCATGGTGACGACCGCCGTTTCGCGCAGGACCCGCACTGGCGCGACCTTGTGCTCTTTCACGAGTACTTTCACGGTGAGACCGGCAAGGGACTGGGCGCCAGCCATCAAACGGGCTGGACCGCACTGGTGATTCGTCACGTTGAAGATCTGGCGCGCCGGCGCAATCAACGAGGAGCATGA
- a CDS encoding DUF1552 domain-containing protein encodes MNKTWQIPRRTFLKGLGTVVALPMLEAMLPPAKLLAAGATGAAQALPRRMAFVYIPNGANMEDWTPKSVGADYELPYILQPLDQLKNEFQVISGLAHDKARPHGDGPGDHARASASFLTGCQARKTKGADIKVGVSVDQIAAEKAGKYTRLPSLELSCDKGRTAGECDSGYSCAYQFNLSWKTESTPMPPEVNPRLVFDRLFSNGIAGESGENRSKRDLYNKSILDFVTEDASRLKSKLGHTDRHKLDEYLTAVRELEQRIQQAEKFTASQPDFTRPTGVPRQYEEHLKLMYDMMALAFQSDSTRVATFITAHDGDDRPYPFINVPEGHHTLSHHQNDKVKKEKIAKINHFHMEQFARFLGKLKSVKEGERTLLDNCMIVYGGAIGDGNRHNHDNLPILLAGRGGGTLTPGRHVKLDKETPMTNLYLSMLDRMGAKAERVGDSTGKLENV; translated from the coding sequence ATGAACAAGACCTGGCAAATTCCCCGACGGACCTTTCTGAAAGGCCTGGGAACAGTCGTCGCCCTGCCGATGCTCGAAGCCATGCTGCCGCCGGCGAAATTACTGGCTGCCGGGGCGACCGGAGCCGCCCAGGCGCTGCCCCGCCGCATGGCTTTTGTTTACATTCCGAACGGCGCGAACATGGAGGACTGGACGCCCAAGTCCGTCGGCGCCGATTATGAATTGCCCTACATCCTTCAGCCATTAGACCAGCTCAAAAATGAATTTCAGGTCATTAGTGGCCTGGCGCATGACAAAGCGCGCCCGCACGGCGACGGCCCCGGTGACCATGCCCGCGCTTCCGCGTCGTTCCTCACCGGCTGCCAGGCGCGCAAGACAAAGGGCGCGGACATCAAGGTCGGTGTTTCCGTGGATCAGATCGCCGCCGAGAAGGCCGGCAAGTACACGCGGTTGCCGTCGCTGGAGTTGAGCTGCGACAAGGGTCGCACCGCCGGCGAATGCGATTCAGGCTACAGTTGCGCCTATCAGTTCAATCTGTCCTGGAAAACGGAGTCCACACCAATGCCCCCGGAGGTTAACCCGCGCCTGGTCTTCGACCGCCTTTTCTCGAACGGCATCGCGGGCGAAAGCGGGGAGAACCGTTCGAAACGCGACCTCTACAACAAGAGCATTCTCGATTTCGTGACAGAGGACGCCAGTCGTTTGAAATCCAAGCTCGGCCATACGGACCGCCACAAGCTCGATGAATATCTCACCGCCGTGCGCGAACTGGAGCAACGCATTCAGCAGGCAGAAAAATTCACCGCCTCACAGCCGGATTTCACGCGTCCCACCGGTGTTCCCCGACAATACGAGGAGCACTTGAAGCTCATGTATGACATGATGGCGCTCGCCTTTCAGAGCGATTCCACCCGCGTCGCCACCTTCATCACCGCGCATGACGGCGACGACCGGCCCTACCCGTTCATCAACGTGCCGGAAGGGCATCACACCCTCTCGCATCATCAGAACGACAAGGTGAAAAAGGAGAAGATCGCCAAGATCAACCATTTCCACATGGAGCAATTCGCCCGCTTCCTCGGCAAGTTGAAATCTGTCAAGGAAGGCGAGCGGACATTGCTCGACAACTGCATGATTGTCTATGGCGGCGCGATCGGCGACGGCAACCGCCACAACCACGACAACCTGCCAATCCTGCTCGCGGGTCGCGGCGGCGGGACGCTCACGCCGGGACGGCACGTCAAGCTCGATAAGGAAACGCCGATGACCAATCTCTACCTCTCCATGCTCGACCGCATGGGTGCCAAAGCTGAGCGCGTCGGCGACAGCACCGGGAAGTTGGAGAACGTCTAG
- a CDS encoding DUF1592 domain-containing protein translates to MTKRAGMLICLMVLGLPRTPGILRAGSSPKPGGGDALFQSQIRPLFGKYCFGCHGEKKKGDLDLRVYQNEASVVRDRKVFEKVIKNLHAHEMPPEKKPQPTPEERELITTWVESEIFKCDCDHPDPGRVTIRRLNRAEYNNTIRDLVGVDFQPADDFPADDSGYGFDNIGDVLSLPPVLLEKYLAAAQKILSKAVITDMKARPVQHFDADALDGTAPAESLGGGIKRLGREGNIFAVVNFPHDGEYILRAKAYGEQAGPEPARMSFSLDDKELERFEVKAEEPAPGIYEWRLHVSAGAHKFAAAYLNNYRNPKDPNPKNRDRNLVIHYLEVEDTDPSRPPALPESHRRIFFRQPTPQTKTETAREVIGRFATRAFRRPVAKEEIDRLMKLFTMADENGESFEGSVKVALEAVLVSPYFLFRGELQPDPDNPTMIHPVDEFALASRLSYFLWSSMPDDELFAFAERKALRKNLEQQVGRMLKDPKSQAFVNNFAGQWLQIRNLKLAAPDNKTFPEFDDNLRAAMAKETELFFADILRQDRSVLDFLDADYSFINGRLAKLYGIEGVEGDEFRRVSLKGTHRGGLLTQASILTISSTPTRTSPVKRGKWVLENLLGAPPPPPPPDVPEFKEGKEAELTGTLRQRMEQHRVNPTCAACHARMDPIGFGLENFNGIGEWRDKEGDFPIDPAGKLVTGETFNGPDDLKALLMKRKRDDFVHCLTEKMLTYALGRGLEYYDKCAVDQITKRLARGRYRFSTLIMEIVKSTPFELSRGEDEQLTEASN, encoded by the coding sequence ATGACCAAGCGCGCGGGCATGTTGATTTGTTTGATGGTTTTGGGTCTGCCGAGGACTCCGGGAATCCTGCGCGCCGGATCCTCCCCAAAACCCGGCGGCGGCGACGCCCTGTTCCAAAGTCAAATCAGACCCTTGTTCGGCAAGTATTGCTTCGGTTGCCACGGCGAAAAGAAAAAGGGCGATCTCGATCTGCGGGTTTACCAGAACGAGGCATCGGTGGTGCGCGATCGCAAAGTCTTCGAGAAGGTGATCAAGAACCTCCACGCGCACGAAATGCCGCCGGAGAAGAAGCCGCAGCCGACCCCCGAGGAGCGCGAACTGATCACCACCTGGGTCGAATCCGAGATTTTCAAGTGTGACTGCGACCATCCCGATCCCGGCCGGGTCACGATTCGCCGGCTCAATCGCGCCGAATACAACAATACCATTCGCGATCTCGTCGGTGTGGATTTTCAACCGGCGGACGATTTTCCGGCGGACGATTCGGGTTACGGCTTCGACAACATTGGCGACGTGCTTTCGTTGCCGCCGGTGTTACTGGAGAAATATCTGGCCGCCGCGCAAAAAATCCTGAGCAAGGCCGTCATCACCGACATGAAAGCAAGGCCGGTGCAGCATTTTGATGCCGATGCGCTCGATGGCACGGCGCCGGCGGAATCCTTGGGTGGTGGGATCAAGCGCCTCGGGCGGGAAGGCAATATTTTTGCCGTCGTCAACTTTCCCCATGACGGCGAGTATATTCTTCGTGCGAAGGCGTACGGCGAGCAGGCGGGTCCGGAACCGGCGCGCATGTCATTCAGTCTCGACGACAAGGAACTCGAGCGTTTCGAAGTGAAGGCCGAGGAACCCGCGCCCGGGATTTACGAGTGGCGGCTGCATGTTTCGGCGGGCGCGCACAAATTCGCGGCCGCATATCTGAACAATTACCGCAATCCGAAGGATCCCAACCCGAAAAACCGGGACCGCAACCTGGTCATTCATTATCTCGAGGTCGAGGACACGGACCCGTCCCGGCCTCCCGCCCTCCCCGAATCGCATCGGCGCATATTCTTTCGCCAGCCGACACCGCAAACCAAAACCGAGACCGCGCGCGAAGTCATTGGCCGGTTTGCGACGCGGGCTTTTCGCCGCCCCGTGGCAAAGGAAGAAATCGATCGCCTGATGAAATTGTTCACCATGGCCGACGAGAACGGCGAGAGTTTCGAGGGAAGTGTCAAAGTGGCGTTGGAAGCGGTTCTGGTTTCGCCGTATTTTCTGTTCCGCGGCGAATTGCAGCCGGACCCGGACAACCCGACGATGATTCATCCGGTGGACGAATTCGCGCTGGCGTCACGTCTCTCCTATTTCCTCTGGAGCAGCATGCCGGACGACGAACTGTTCGCCTTCGCGGAACGCAAGGCGCTGCGAAAGAATCTGGAACAGCAGGTTGGCCGGATGCTGAAAGACCCGAAGTCGCAGGCGTTCGTAAACAATTTTGCGGGCCAATGGCTGCAAATCCGAAACCTGAAGCTGGCCGCGCCGGACAATAAGACCTTCCCTGAGTTCGACGACAATCTTCGCGCCGCGATGGCAAAGGAAACAGAACTGTTCTTCGCCGACATCCTGCGTCAGGACCGCAGCGTGCTCGACTTTCTGGATGCGGACTACAGTTTCATCAATGGACGGCTCGCCAAACTTTACGGCATCGAAGGCGTGGAGGGCGATGAATTCCGGCGCGTGTCGTTGAAAGGAACCCACCGCGGCGGCCTGTTGACGCAGGCCAGCATCCTCACCATCTCTTCCACGCCAACGCGCACCTCACCCGTCAAACGCGGCAAATGGGTGCTCGAAAACCTCCTCGGCGCTCCGCCTCCTCCTCCGCCGCCAGACGTGCCGGAATTCAAGGAAGGGAAAGAGGCCGAACTGACCGGCACGCTGCGCCAGCGGATGGAACAGCACCGGGTGAATCCGACATGCGCCGCTTGCCACGCGCGCATGGACCCGATCGGTTTCGGTCTGGAGAACTTCAATGGCATCGGCGAGTGGCGCGACAAGGAAGGTGATTTCCCCATTGACCCCGCCGGCAAACTGGTCACCGGAGAAACGTTCAACGGGCCGGATGATTTGAAAGCGCTTTTGATGAAGCGGAAACGTGACGACTTCGTGCATTGCCTGACGGAAAAAATGCTGACCTACGCGCTGGGGCGCGGCCTGGAATATTACGATAAATGCGCGGTGGACCAGATCACGAAGCGGCTCGCGAGGGGCCGGTATCGATTCTCGACGCTCATCATGGAAATTGTGAAGAGCACGCCGTTCGAGTTGAGCCGCGGGGAAGATGAACAGCTCACGGAAGCGTCGAACTAA